The Pseudomonas azadiae genome contains a region encoding:
- the recR gene encoding recombination mediator RecR: protein MSFSPLIRQLIDALRTLPGVGQKTAQRMALQLLERDRSGGTRLAQALSQAMSGVGHCRQCRTLTEEELCPQCADPRRDDTLLCVVEGPMDVYAVEQTGYRGRYFVLKGHLSPLDGLGPEAIGIPQLVARIEAQGTFTEVILATNPTVEGEATAHYIAQLLINKGLITSRIAHGVPLGGELELVDGGTLAHSFAGRKPIAL from the coding sequence ATGAGCTTTAGCCCCCTGATTCGCCAACTGATCGACGCCCTGCGCACGTTGCCGGGCGTGGGTCAGAAAACCGCCCAGCGCATGGCGCTGCAGCTGCTCGAGCGTGATCGCAGCGGCGGCACCCGTTTGGCCCAGGCTTTGAGCCAGGCCATGAGCGGGGTAGGCCACTGTCGCCAGTGCCGCACCCTTACCGAGGAAGAACTCTGCCCGCAATGCGCCGACCCGCGCCGCGACGACACGCTGCTGTGCGTCGTGGAAGGGCCGATGGATGTGTACGCGGTGGAGCAGACCGGCTATCGCGGCCGCTACTTCGTGCTCAAGGGCCACCTGTCGCCGCTGGACGGCCTGGGCCCGGAAGCGATCGGTATCCCGCAACTGGTGGCGCGCATCGAAGCGCAGGGCACCTTTACTGAAGTGATCCTGGCCACCAACCCGACGGTGGAAGGTGAGGCGACCGCGCACTACATTGCGCAGTTGCTGATCAACAAAGGCCTGATCACCTCGCGTATCGCCCATGGCGTGCCGTTGGGCGGCGAGTTGGAGTTGGTCGACGGCGGGACGCTGGCGCATTCGTTCGCCGGTCGCAAGCCGATCGCGCTCTAG